One Mycolicibacterium fortuitum subsp. fortuitum genomic window carries:
- the tsaE gene encoding tRNA (adenosine(37)-N6)-threonylcarbamoyltransferase complex ATPase subunit type 1 TsaE codes for MAERSGGTAELATAEDTIALGATLGAGLKAGDVVVLSGPLGAGKTVMAKGIAQAMDVDGPVVSPTFVLARVHRARQAGRPAMVHVDMYRLLDHPGVDLLGELDALDLDTDLDDAVVVVEWGEGLAERLSDHHLDIRIERDTDTETRTVIWQWSAP; via the coding sequence GTGGCTGAGCGCAGCGGCGGCACCGCCGAGCTGGCCACTGCCGAGGACACCATCGCCCTGGGCGCGACGCTGGGCGCCGGGTTAAAAGCCGGTGACGTGGTGGTGCTGTCGGGGCCGCTGGGTGCAGGCAAGACGGTGATGGCCAAGGGCATCGCTCAGGCGATGGATGTCGACGGGCCGGTGGTCTCACCCACGTTCGTGCTGGCCAGGGTGCATCGCGCCCGGCAGGCAGGCCGCCCGGCGATGGTGCACGTGGACATGTACCGGCTGCTCGACCATCCAGGTGTGGACCTGTTGGGTGAGCTCGATGCGCTCGACCTCGACACCGACCTGGACGACGCCGTGGTGGTCGTCGAGTGGGGCGAGGGGCTCGCCGAAAGGCTTTCCGATCATCATCTGGACATCCGCATCGAACGCGATACCGACACCGAGACGCGCACGGTGATCTGGCAGTGGAGCGCCCCATGA
- the alr gene encoding alanine racemase encodes MQTTERETSLIPHASPQAVVDLGAIDHNVRLLRQHAGDARVMAVVKADAYGHGAVEVGKAALAAGAAELGVVTVAEAVALRAGGITAPVLCWLHPPGTDFTPALENDVQIAVSSARQLDDVLTAVRRTGRSATITVKVDTGLSRNGVSPADFPAMVTTLGRAQADGEIRVRGIMSHLVHGDDPDNPFNELQGKRLTAMREQAAEQGVVFEVAHIANSPAAMTRPDLAFDMVRPGIAVYGLSPIPERGDMGLIPAMTLKCPVALVRSIRAGDGVSYGHRWIADRDTMLALLPVGYADGIFRSLSGRIEVLIKGRRRQAVGRICMDQFVVDLGPDAADVAEGDEAILFGPGTSGEQTAQDWAELLGTINYEVVTSPRGRITRSYVQAGRER; translated from the coding sequence AACGTCCGCCTGCTGCGTCAACATGCCGGTGACGCGCGGGTGATGGCCGTGGTCAAGGCCGACGCGTACGGACACGGCGCCGTCGAGGTGGGCAAGGCCGCACTGGCCGCCGGTGCCGCCGAGCTCGGGGTGGTGACGGTCGCCGAGGCAGTCGCACTGCGAGCCGGAGGCATCACCGCCCCGGTGCTGTGCTGGCTGCATCCGCCGGGCACCGATTTCACGCCGGCGCTGGAAAACGATGTACAGATCGCGGTGTCCTCGGCGCGCCAGCTCGACGACGTGCTGACGGCTGTACGCCGGACGGGTCGGAGCGCGACCATCACGGTGAAGGTCGACACCGGCCTGAGCCGCAACGGCGTGAGTCCGGCCGACTTTCCCGCGATGGTCACCACGCTCGGCCGCGCCCAAGCCGACGGGGAGATCCGGGTGCGCGGCATCATGAGTCACCTGGTGCACGGCGACGATCCCGACAACCCGTTCAACGAGCTGCAGGGCAAACGCCTGACCGCGATGCGCGAGCAGGCCGCCGAGCAGGGTGTGGTGTTCGAGGTGGCGCACATCGCCAACTCGCCCGCTGCGATGACGCGTCCGGATCTGGCTTTCGACATGGTCCGGCCCGGTATCGCGGTCTACGGGCTCAGCCCCATCCCCGAGCGCGGCGACATGGGACTGATCCCCGCCATGACATTGAAATGCCCTGTCGCACTGGTCCGTTCGATTCGCGCCGGTGACGGAGTGTCCTATGGTCACCGGTGGATCGCGGACCGCGACACCATGCTGGCGTTGCTGCCGGTGGGCTACGCAGACGGCATCTTCCGCTCGTTGAGCGGGCGGATCGAGGTGCTGATCAAGGGCAGACGTCGACAGGCCGTCGGGCGGATCTGCATGGATCAGTTCGTCGTCGATCTCGGTCCGGATGCCGCCGACGTGGCCGAAGGTGACGAAGCGATCCTGTTCGGGCCCGGCACATCCGGTGAACAGACCGCCCAGGACTGGGCCGAACTGCTCGGCACCATCAACTACGAAGTGGTCACCAGCCCGCGGGGACGGATCACCCGCAGCTACGTGCAGGCAGGTCGCGAGCGTTGA
- a CDS encoding alpha/beta fold hydrolase, whose amino-acid sequence MSRNAQWLAGAAGLTAVGTVAGRTVARSLTRRSTGEDPYLGEDFERLDADRSSVVTTDDGVPLAVREVGPNDAPLTVVFAHGFCLRMGAFYFQRTRLAEQWGPQVRMVFYDQRGHGQSGTAPPDTYTVEQLGRDLEAVLAVTVPRGPAVLVGHSMGGMTVLSHARQFPHRYPKQIVGAAVISSAVEGVARSPLGEILRNPALEAVRFLARYAPGAVHRTRGAARSVIGPILRAASYGDEAVSPSVVEFSQRMMHGTSITTLVEFLHALEVHDEAGALRVLAKVPTLIACGDRDLLTPMEYSKAMAAQLPRSELVIVGGAGHLVQLEEPLVIDDALVRLVERATPSKLVTLSRRVRDRVRFRG is encoded by the coding sequence TTGAGTCGCAATGCCCAGTGGCTGGCCGGTGCGGCTGGGCTCACCGCCGTGGGCACGGTGGCCGGTCGGACGGTGGCGCGGTCTCTGACTCGGCGCAGCACCGGTGAGGATCCCTACCTGGGTGAGGATTTCGAGCGTCTGGACGCCGACCGCAGTTCGGTGGTGACGACAGATGACGGGGTGCCGCTGGCCGTGCGTGAGGTCGGCCCCAACGACGCGCCGCTGACGGTTGTGTTCGCCCACGGATTCTGTTTGCGCATGGGCGCCTTCTACTTTCAGCGCACCCGACTGGCCGAACAGTGGGGTCCGCAGGTGCGGATGGTGTTCTACGACCAGCGCGGCCATGGTCAGTCGGGGACTGCCCCGCCGGACACCTACACCGTCGAACAACTCGGACGTGACCTGGAAGCCGTTCTGGCCGTGACGGTTCCACGAGGCCCGGCCGTGCTGGTCGGGCATTCGATGGGCGGCATGACGGTCCTCTCGCACGCCCGGCAGTTCCCGCACCGCTACCCGAAGCAGATCGTCGGTGCCGCCGTGATCTCCTCGGCGGTCGAAGGTGTGGCGCGCTCACCGCTGGGCGAGATCTTGCGCAACCCGGCACTGGAGGCGGTGCGGTTCCTGGCCCGCTACGCCCCCGGTGCGGTGCACCGCACTCGCGGCGCGGCCCGGTCGGTGATCGGGCCGATCCTGCGAGCCGCGTCCTACGGCGACGAGGCGGTCAGCCCGAGCGTGGTCGAGTTCTCCCAACGGATGATGCACGGCACCTCGATCACCACCCTGGTCGAATTCCTGCACGCCCTCGAAGTGCACGACGAGGCCGGTGCCTTGCGGGTGCTGGCCAAGGTGCCGACACTGATCGCCTGTGGTGACCGGGACCTGCTCACGCCAATGGAATACTCGAAGGCCATGGCCGCACAGCTACCCCGCTCCGAACTGGTGATCGTCGGGGGAGCCGGTCATCTGGTCCAGCTTGAGGAGCCCCTGGTGATCGACGATGCACTGGTCCGCCTGGTGGAGCGGGCCACGCCCTCCAAACTGGTCACGCTGTCCCGCCGGGTCCGCGATCGGGTCCGGTTCCGTGGCTGA